In Romboutsia lituseburensis, a genomic segment contains:
- a CDS encoding AAA family ATPase, protein MNYLSYLNIKHFKGIENLELNDLSNVNIIVGNNNTGKTSLLEAISLLQSQNSLKTILKHISRRDSAYLSKFELFLELFPKQQDELKSIHINSIINNKSRELVLKGSLSNDLEFDSVCLKDYNQKSFKGTISVKLNEESITKKKIELKENQSVIENSSYDIIKIIYITPYDHFKDGLINKTIENIELSEKLKIIELLKKFDENILDFNVVTKNSKNNIQRTYIHHKINGEMPLFSFGDSIKKVLTLASAVINAKQGILLVDEIETAIHKNMMIEVFKWFIEFCKEYEVQLVCTTHSLEVIDGIIMSMDEEIDDLSCFRIETYDNNVYSTKFSGNRLKDIRTFLGQDVR, encoded by the coding sequence ATGAATTATTTGAGCTATTTAAATATAAAACATTTCAAAGGGATAGAAAATCTAGAGTTAAACGATCTATCAAACGTAAATATAATAGTTGGAAATAATAACACAGGTAAAACATCGTTATTGGAAGCAATATCATTATTACAAAGCCAAAATAGTCTAAAAACTATTTTAAAACACATATCAAGAAGAGACAGTGCTTACCTGTCTAAATTTGAACTTTTTTTAGAGCTATTTCCAAAACAACAAGATGAACTAAAAAGTATACACATAAACTCTATTATAAACAACAAAAGTAGAGAGTTAGTACTAAAAGGAAGTTTGTCAAATGATTTAGAATTCGATAGTGTTTGTTTAAAGGATTATAATCAAAAATCATTTAAAGGTACTATAAGTGTTAAGTTAAATGAAGAAAGTATTACAAAGAAAAAGATAGAGTTAAAGGAGAATCAAAGTGTAATAGAGAATAGTAGTTATGACATCATAAAAATCATATATATAACACCATATGACCATTTTAAAGATGGATTGATAAATAAAACTATAGAAAATATAGAATTAAGTGAAAAATTGAAGATAATAGAGTTGCTAAAAAAATTTGATGAAAATATATTGGATTTTAATGTAGTAACGAAAAATAGTAAAAATAATATCCAAAGAACATATATACATCACAAAATCAATGGAGAAATGCCGTTATTTAGCTTTGGAGATAGTATAAAGAAAGTTCTTACATTAGCTTCAGCCGTTATAAATGCAAAGCAAGGTATACTTTTAGTAGATGAAATAGAAACAGCTATACACAAAAATATGATGATTGAAGTATTTAAATGGTTTATTGAATTTTGTAAAGAATATGAGGTTCAGCTAGTTTGCACAACTCATAGCTTAGAGGTAATAGATGGAATTATAATGTCTATGGATGAGGAAATTGATGATCTATCTTGCTTTAGAATAGAGACATACGACAATAATGTCTATAGCACTAAATTTTCAGGCAATAGATTAAAAGATATTAGAACTTTTCTAGGTCAGGATGTGAGATAA
- a CDS encoding DUF3226 domain-containing protein, translating to MRSFIFFVEGVHDVNCVARVLLLRHFKEANNIDQLPQMWKDRIPRTYPFINNRLDRHIPMPSFFMKNNLCVTIVSSNGATNIINDIDLYLSNMTKAELKQVNGVCAIFDADQNSAQKSFDDKFKKYNKDMVINKKDFLVGHCRVRGEIINLHYYFFPDNSSKGTLENLLLEGAKVVYGDLLDSVNEYLSKVDERHKYNWSISSENKVKVGCIANVFQPGGANQTSIRYDNWISDESMSFSYVIKKFYDFIVDLVE from the coding sequence ATGAGAAGCTTTATATTCTTTGTTGAAGGAGTACATGATGTAAACTGTGTAGCAAGAGTATTACTTCTTAGACACTTTAAAGAAGCTAATAATATAGATCAGTTACCTCAAATGTGGAAAGATAGAATTCCTAGAACATACCCATTTATAAACAATAGACTAGATAGACATATACCAATGCCGTCGTTTTTTATGAAAAATAACCTATGTGTGACAATTGTTTCTTCAAATGGTGCTACAAATATAATTAATGATATAGACTTGTATTTGAGTAATATGACAAAAGCTGAATTAAAGCAAGTAAACGGTGTATGTGCTATATTTGACGCAGATCAAAATAGTGCACAAAAATCTTTTGATGATAAATTTAAAAAATATAATAAGGATATGGTGATAAATAAAAAAGATTTTTTGGTTGGTCATTGTAGAGTTAGAGGGGAAATTATAAATCTACACTATTATTTTTTCCCAGATAATAGTTCAAAAGGAACACTAGAAAATTTATTGTTAGAAGGAGCTAAAGTTGTTTATGGTGATTTGTTAGACAGTGTAAATGAATATTTATCAAAGGTTGATGAAAGGCATAAGTACAACTGGAGTATATCAAGTGAAAATAAGGTTAAGGTAGGTTGTATAGCTAATGTATTCCAACCAGGAGGAGCCAATCAAACATCAATTAGATATGACAATTGGATAAGTGATGAAAGTATGTCATTTAGTTACGTAATAAAAAAATTTTATGATTTTATAGTTGACTTAGTTGAATGA
- a CDS encoding IS256 family transposase: MLNKSEILKRLIEEYNVKTTKDVQEMLKDLFAGTIQEMLEAELDDHLGYDRYDNKNKSIANSRNGYRQKKVKSDFGEVQISIPRDRNGDFEPRVVRNYENDISGIEDQIIGMYSKGMSTRDISSHLKCIYGIDVSHTLVSKITDRVLPLAQEWQNRALDTIYPIVFMDAIHYKVRSEGRIINKAAYIAIGINLEGVKDVLGIWVGENESSKYWLKVLTDIKNRGVKDILIASVDGLVGFKDAIQAVFPSTEVQRCIVHQIRNTLNYVSYKHRKEFARDLKLVYTASTEDVALNELTLVEQKWDKQYAIALRSWRNNWDELSTYFKYPQEIRTLIYTTNSMESYNRLLRKVTKSKSVFPSDDALHKSLYLATMDISEKWTQKIRSWTQILAHLSIYFEDRITSINI, translated from the coding sequence ATGTTGAACAAAAGTGAAATTCTAAAAAGACTAATTGAGGAATATAACGTAAAAACAACTAAAGATGTACAAGAAATGTTGAAAGACTTATTTGCAGGAACTATTCAAGAAATGCTTGAAGCGGAGCTTGATGATCACCTAGGATATGACAGATACGATAATAAAAATAAATCAATAGCTAATTCTAGAAATGGATATAGACAGAAAAAGGTTAAGTCAGACTTTGGAGAGGTTCAAATAAGTATTCCAAGGGATAGAAATGGTGATTTTGAACCTCGAGTTGTTAGAAATTATGAAAATGATATATCTGGAATAGAGGACCAAATTATTGGCATGTATTCAAAAGGTATGTCTACTCGAGATATATCATCGCATTTAAAATGTATATATGGAATTGATGTATCTCATACATTAGTTTCTAAGATTACTGATAGGGTCCTTCCACTTGCTCAAGAATGGCAAAATAGAGCTCTTGATACAATATATCCAATAGTATTTATGGATGCTATTCATTATAAAGTTAGAAGCGAAGGTAGAATAATTAATAAAGCGGCATATATAGCAATAGGAATAAACTTAGAAGGTGTTAAGGATGTTTTAGGTATTTGGGTTGGTGAAAATGAGAGCTCTAAATACTGGCTTAAAGTACTTACAGATATTAAAAATAGAGGTGTTAAAGATATTTTAATTGCATCTGTTGATGGTTTAGTTGGTTTTAAAGATGCTATACAAGCAGTATTTCCTTCTACTGAAGTTCAAAGATGTATTGTCCACCAAATTAGAAATACTTTAAACTATGTGTCTTACAAACATAGAAAAGAATTTGCTAGGGATTTAAAACTAGTGTATACAGCATCTACTGAAGATGTTGCACTTAATGAGCTAACGCTCGTAGAGCAAAAATGGGACAAGCAATATGCGATAGCATTAAGAAGTTGGAGAAATAACTGGGATGAACTTTCTACATACTTTAAGTATCCTCAAGAGATAAGAACTTTAATATATACAACTAACTCAATGGAAAGTTACAACAGACTATTAAGAAAAGTAACTAAATCTAAGAGTGTATTTCCATCTGATGATGCGTTACATAAGTCACTATACTTAGCAACTATGGATATTTCAGAGAAATGGACTCAAAAAATACGAAGTTGGACTCAAATATTAGCTCATTTAAGTATCTACTTTGAGGATAGAATTACAAGCATAAATATCTAA
- a CDS encoding sensor histidine kinase, which yields MKLSKFLKDRGLFLAINLILALPIVLIMVAFKFKLELIAIIMFIWFVPLLSYILIEFNNKKKFYNELEDILVNIDKKYLLSEIMKKPSNYEEEKIKYILTETNRSMREQINYYKNIQKEYQEYIETWVHEIKTPIASTMLIIENNEERIPYSMKNEIKKIENYIDQVLYYSRSNDVSKDYIIKKMDLEPVVRNVVKKNASDFINKKIAIEINDLSEFVYSDSKWIEFIINQIISNSIKYCATENPKVSVYSIKNENNTILTIKDNGVGISQKDLNRVFEKGFTGENGRLYGKSTGIGLYLCKKLCDKLGLGLTINSIYNKGTEVNIIFPIGREIK from the coding sequence ATGAAACTATCAAAATTTTTAAAAGATAGAGGTCTTTTTCTAGCAATAAATTTAATTCTAGCTTTACCTATAGTTTTAATTATGGTTGCGTTTAAATTTAAACTTGAACTAATAGCTATAATAATGTTTATATGGTTTGTGCCCTTATTATCATATATTTTAATAGAATTTAATAATAAGAAAAAATTTTATAATGAATTAGAAGATATTCTTGTAAATATTGATAAAAAATACTTATTGTCTGAAATTATGAAAAAGCCATCTAACTATGAAGAGGAAAAGATTAAATATATATTAACTGAAACCAATCGTAGCATGAGAGAACAGATTAACTACTATAAAAATATTCAAAAAGAGTATCAAGAATATATAGAGACTTGGGTGCATGAAATAAAAACACCAATAGCTTCTACTATGCTTATAATAGAAAATAATGAAGAGCGAATTCCATATTCTATGAAAAATGAAATTAAAAAAATTGAAAATTATATAGATCAAGTTTTATACTACTCAAGAAGTAACGATGTAAGTAAAGACTATATAATAAAAAAAATGGATTTAGAACCAGTAGTTAGAAATGTAGTAAAGAAAAATGCTAGTGATTTTATAAATAAAAAAATAGCTATAGAAATAAACGACTTAAGTGAGTTTGTATATAGTGATTCAAAGTGGATAGAATTTATAATAAATCAGATCATATCAAATTCTATAAAGTATTGTGCAACTGAAAATCCTAAGGTAAGTGTATATTCTATAAAAAATGAAAATAACACTATACTTACTATAAAAGATAATGGTGTAGGTATTTCACAAAAAGATTTAAATAGAGTTTTTGAAAAAGGATTTACTGGTGAAAATGGAAGGTTATACGGAAAATCCACAGGCATAGGATTGTATTTATGTAAAAAGTTATGTGATAAATTAGGATTAGGTTTAACTATAAACTCTATATATAATAAGGGAACAGAGGTTAATATTATTTTTCCAATAGGAAGAGAAATAAAATAA
- a CDS encoding glycosyltransferase family 4 protein, translating into MNILHIITQKPNSTGSGIYMCGMVNGFEKIGHKQAVIAGIDKYDEQMLFNKNIKFYPVNFNTTELPFNVVGMSDVMPYKSTMYKEMDKNMVNSLKSAFKIRIDKALNEFKPDLIICHHLYLLTSYVKEIIRDIPVVSVCHGTCLRQLNNHDLEKDYIIQNIKNLDAIFALHDEQRKEIIEIFNISPSKVFTLGSGYDENKFFKNKNSLSNDVINITYAGKIAKAKGLKSFIKSLSNLTHSKEFLNINIVGDGNNKDEYEEIVNLAKENYYNINFLGKIKQTELSKLFRESHIFVLPSFFEGLPLVVIESLACGCNVITTDIPGVKRWIGKAINNSNKISYVDLPTMKDVGVPYENELPKFENSLTYAINNMILNIVENNTRNKMINMEDKTWNGLCNRLEENILNFNY; encoded by the coding sequence ATGAATATACTTCATATAATAACTCAAAAACCAAACAGCACAGGTAGTGGAATATATATGTGTGGTATGGTAAATGGGTTTGAAAAAATAGGGCATAAGCAAGCGGTAATAGCGGGGATAGATAAATACGATGAGCAAATGTTGTTTAATAAAAATATAAAGTTTTATCCGGTAAACTTTAATACAACAGAATTACCTTTTAATGTTGTTGGTATGAGTGATGTAATGCCATATAAGAGTACAATGTATAAAGAAATGGATAAAAATATGGTTAACTCTTTAAAGTCAGCTTTTAAAATTCGAATAGATAAAGCACTAAACGAATTTAAACCAGATTTAATAATATGTCATCACTTATATTTGCTTACATCTTATGTGAAAGAAATTATAAGGGATATCCCTGTAGTGAGTGTTTGTCATGGAACTTGTTTAAGGCAACTTAATAATCATGATTTAGAAAAAGATTATATAATACAAAATATAAAAAACTTAGATGCTATATTTGCTCTTCATGATGAGCAAAGAAAAGAAATAATTGAGATATTTAATATATCCCCATCAAAAGTATTTACATTAGGAAGTGGATATGATGAAAATAAATTTTTTAAAAATAAGAACAGTTTATCAAATGATGTCATCAACATAACATATGCTGGCAAAATAGCTAAGGCAAAAGGGCTTAAGTCATTTATAAAGTCGTTGAGTAATTTAACACACTCTAAGGAATTTCTAAATATAAACATAGTTGGAGATGGCAACAATAAGGATGAATATGAAGAAATTGTTAATTTAGCTAAAGAAAACTATTATAATATAAATTTTTTAGGAAAAATAAAACAAACAGAACTATCTAAATTATTTAGGGAGTCTCATATATTTGTTTTACCCTCATTTTTTGAAGGTTTACCGTTAGTAGTTATAGAGTCTTTAGCATGTGGATGTAATGTTATTACTACTGATATACCTGGCGTAAAGAGATGGATAGGAAAAGCAATAAATAATAGTAATAAAATTAGTTATGTAGATTTACCTACTATGAAAGACGTAGGAGTTCCTTATGAAAATGAACTGCCAAAATTTGAAAATAGCCTAACATATGCTATAAACAATATGATATTAAATATTGTAGAAAATAATACTAGAAATAAAATGATAAATATGGAAGATAAAACCTGGAATGGTTTATGTAATAGATTAGAAGAAAATATATTAAACTTTAATTATTAG
- a CDS encoding response regulator transcription factor, producing MKKLMVIEDSEVIRQELSSLLSKYGYEVIAPDNFDNIINEIETKNPNLILLDINLPVFDGFYICREVRKTSNVPIIIVTSRDSDMDELMSMNLGADDFVTKPYNTQILLARISSVLKRAYGDTENMDILTYKDLQLNLSKGTIHAFGNTLEISKNELKILSYLMKNKETIVSRDKIMNYMWNSDVFVDDNTLSVNVNRLRKKLEEIGLDNYIETRRGLGYIIK from the coding sequence ATGAAAAAACTTATGGTAATAGAAGACTCAGAAGTTATAAGACAGGAATTAAGCTCTCTATTATCCAAATATGGATATGAAGTCATAGCTCCAGATAACTTTGATAATATAATTAATGAAATTGAAACTAAAAATCCAAATTTAATTTTATTAGATATAAACTTACCTGTATTTGATGGATTCTATATATGTAGAGAGGTTAGAAAAACATCAAATGTTCCAATTATAATAGTTACAAGTAGAGATAGCGATATGGACGAACTCATGAGTATGAACTTAGGAGCAGATGATTTTGTTACGAAGCCATATAACACTCAAATATTACTAGCTAGAATAAGCTCAGTACTAAAAAGAGCTTATGGCGATACTGAAAATATGGATATACTTACATATAAAGATTTACAGCTAAATTTATCAAAAGGAACTATACATGCATTTGGTAATACCTTGGAAATAAGTAAAAATGAATTAAAAATATTGTCTTATCTTATGAAAAATAAAGAAACAATAGTATCTCGTGATAAAATAATGAACTACATGTGGAATTCAGACGTATTTGTAGATGATAATACATTATCTGTAAATGTTAATAGACTTAGAAAAAAACTAGAGGAAATAGGACTAGACAACTATATTGAAACAAGAAGAGGATTGGGGTATATAATTAAATGA
- a CDS encoding Mrp/NBP35 family ATP-binding protein has product MSNCNSCPSKNSCKSQATCNIENNPNNKIKKIIAVMSGKGGVGKSTVTSLLAKQLNKMGYKVGILDSDITGPSIPRLMGLENERAVSPNGVDIYPVETKDKIKTMSVNFMVDKENQPIVWKGPLVGKTVKQFYKDVMWGELDYLLIDMPPGTGDVALTVMQSIPISGIVMVSVPQDMISMIVAKAVNMAKMLNVNVIGVVENMSYIQCPDCDKKIKLFEGEETNKFLDEMNLKLLGELPMTKEIVNITHNGVEEISNELSETLNNIIDQIK; this is encoded by the coding sequence ATGTCAAATTGCAATTCATGTCCATCAAAAAATAGTTGTAAGAGTCAAGCAACTTGTAATATAGAAAATAATCCTAATAATAAAATAAAAAAAATAATAGCTGTAATGAGTGGTAAAGGTGGAGTTGGAAAATCTACTGTTACATCATTATTAGCTAAGCAATTAAATAAAATGGGATATAAAGTAGGTATTTTAGACTCAGACATAACGGGGCCTAGCATACCAAGACTTATGGGATTAGAAAATGAAAGAGCGGTATCTCCAAATGGTGTAGATATTTATCCAGTAGAGACTAAAGATAAAATAAAAACTATGTCAGTTAACTTTATGGTAGATAAAGAGAATCAACCTATAGTATGGAAAGGTCCTTTAGTAGGAAAAACTGTAAAACAATTTTATAAAGATGTTATGTGGGGTGAGTTAGATTATTTACTAATTGATATGCCTCCAGGAACAGGAGATGTTGCTTTAACAGTTATGCAATCTATTCCTATAAGTGGAATAGTAATGGTTTCTGTACCTCAAGATATGATATCTATGATAGTAGCAAAAGCCGTTAATATGGCTAAAATGCTTAATGTAAATGTAATAGGGGTTGTAGAAAATATGAGTTATATTCAATGCCCAGATTGTGATAAAAAAATAAAGTTATTTGAAGGTGAAGAAACTAATAAGTTCTTAGATGAAATGAACTTAAAATTACTTGGAGAACTACCTATGACTAAAGAAATAGTAAATATAACACATAATGGTGTTGAAGAAATCAGTAATGAATTAAGTGAAACCTTAAATAACATAATAGACCAAATAAAATAA
- a CDS encoding alanine/ornithine racemase family PLP-dependent enzyme codes for MNCAQTYPALEINLDKIYANTKYIVNLCKNLDINIAGVVKGVNAQSEVVQKMVDGGCEYIASSRINQLIQLKANGINKDTMLIRMPMMGEIETLVENIDISLNSELETIVKINQECKKQDKQHKVVLMFDLGDLREGILDETEFIETAIYIENNLKNIKLYGVGTNLSCYGSIKPSYENLEKLCNVAIEIEKNINRELDIVSGGATTTLPLILDNKIPKKINNLRVGEAILVGRDLEDYWGYDIKEIHKDTITLKAEIIEIKEKPSYPIGEMFIDAFGNKPKYEDRGVRKRAILGIGKQDFVFHDTLIPLEQGVEIVGSSSDHLIIDIQNSTQEFKIGDIINFGVFYPSMLYLTSSDYVDKYYI; via the coding sequence ATGAATTGTGCACAGACATATCCAGCATTAGAAATAAATTTAGATAAAATTTATGCAAATACTAAATATATAGTAAATTTATGCAAAAACTTAGATATCAACATAGCGGGAGTTGTAAAAGGAGTTAATGCTCAATCAGAGGTTGTTCAAAAAATGGTAGATGGTGGATGTGAATATATAGCAAGTTCAAGAATAAATCAACTTATACAATTAAAAGCAAATGGTATAAATAAAGACACTATGTTAATAAGAATGCCTATGATGGGAGAAATAGAAACATTAGTAGAAAATATTGATATAAGTCTTAATTCAGAATTAGAGACTATAGTAAAAATAAACCAAGAGTGTAAAAAACAAGATAAACAGCATAAAGTAGTTTTAATGTTTGATCTAGGTGATTTAAGAGAAGGGATACTTGATGAAACAGAATTTATAGAAACTGCAATATATATAGAAAATAACCTGAAAAATATAAAACTTTATGGAGTAGGAACTAATTTAAGCTGCTATGGTTCAATTAAACCATCTTATGAAAATCTAGAAAAGCTATGTAATGTAGCTATTGAAATTGAAAAAAATATAAATAGAGAATTAGATATAGTATCAGGAGGAGCAACAACAACGCTACCTTTAATATTAGATAATAAAATACCTAAAAAAATAAATAATTTAAGAGTAGGAGAAGCTATATTAGTAGGAAGAGATTTAGAAGATTATTGGGGATATGACATAAAAGAAATACACAAAGATACAATAACTTTGAAAGCCGAAATTATAGAAATAAAAGAAAAACCTTCTTATCCAATAGGTGAAATGTTTATAGATGCATTTGGAAATAAACCAAAGTATGAAGATAGGGGAGTTAGAAAAAGAGCTATACTAGGGATAGGAAAGCAAGATTTTGTATTTCACGATACTTTAATACCTCTAGAGCAGGGAGTAGAAATAGTTGGAAGCAGCAGTGATCACTTAATAATAGATATACAAAATTCAACACAAGAGTTTAAAATAGGCGACATCATTAATTTTGGAGTATTTTATCCAAGTATGCTTTATTTAACTTCTTCAGATTATGTAGATAAATATTATATTTAA
- a CDS encoding cob(I)yrinic acid a,c-diamide adenosyltransferase, which yields MRIYTKTGDSGQTSLYDGTRIDKDSLRVESYGTIDELNSYIGLCINYTKDETDKKILFDIQKFLFYVSADLATIKKDKLKKTIEESDIIKLEKIIDDYINKTEDINAFIIPGTGLASANLHIARTVCRRAERRILSLSKFEEVNPLVIKYINRLSDVLYAMARYNEEKLIPMEF from the coding sequence ATGAGAATATATACTAAAACAGGTGATAGTGGCCAAACATCGTTATACGATGGAACTAGAATAGATAAAGATAGCTTAAGAGTAGAGTCTTATGGAACGATAGATGAGTTAAATTCGTATATAGGATTGTGTATAAATTACACTAAAGATGAAACTGACAAAAAAATATTGTTTGATATTCAAAAGTTTCTTTTTTACGTTTCTGCAGACCTTGCAACAATAAAAAAAGATAAACTAAAAAAAACTATAGAAGAAAGTGATATAATTAAATTAGAAAAAATTATAGATGATTATATAAACAAAACAGAAGATATAAATGCTTTTATAATTCCAGGAACAGGTTTAGCATCAGCAAATTTACATATAGCACGTACTGTATGTAGAAGAGCAGAAAGAAGAATTTTATCCCTTAGCAAATTTGAAGAGGTAAATCCTTTAGTAATTAAATACATAAATAGATTGTCAGACGTTTTATATGCAATGGCTAGATACAATGAAGAAAAATTGATACCTATGGAATTTTAG
- a CDS encoding dipeptidase: MKLIDLHCDTIDKLMEDQNANLYKNGFSIDIEKLKKSNSIAQVFAVYFDLDLYRDNPYNRFENMASKFYEQLDLNKNDIALAKNYQDILNNQKQNKLSAILSIEEGAALNGDIKNLYKAYEAGVRLITLTWNYENEIGYPHNKEGFENKGLKPFGLEVIERMNELGMIIDVSHLNDGGFYDVSRNSKKPFIASHSNARNVTGASRNLTDDMIKILGNNGGITGINFCKFFLGESKVSKVDDIVKHIKHIVNVGGIDVVAMGSDFDGIPDGLEMKDISQMYMLQDALSKSGFNEDEIEKMMYKNALRVIKDVL; this comes from the coding sequence ATGAAATTAATAGATTTACATTGTGACACTATAGATAAATTAATGGAAGATCAAAATGCAAATTTATATAAAAATGGTTTTTCAATAGATATAGAAAAGTTAAAAAAATCAAATTCAATAGCTCAGGTATTTGCAGTTTATTTTGACTTAGATTTGTATAGAGATAATCCATATAATCGATTTGAAAATATGGCATCAAAATTCTATGAACAATTAGATTTAAATAAAAATGACATAGCTTTAGCTAAAAATTATCAAGATATATTAAATAATCAAAAACAAAATAAACTATCAGCGATACTTTCTATAGAAGAAGGTGCCGCTCTTAATGGAGATATTAAAAATTTATATAAGGCATATGAAGCTGGCGTTAGATTAATAACTTTAACTTGGAATTATGAAAATGAAATAGGATATCCTCACAATAAAGAAGGCTTTGAAAATAAAGGCCTTAAACCTTTTGGATTAGAGGTTATAGAACGAATGAATGAACTAGGGATGATAATTGATGTATCTCACTTAAACGATGGAGGTTTTTATGATGTTTCTCGTAATTCAAAAAAACCCTTTATAGCGTCTCATTCAAATGCAAGAAATGTTACTGGTGCTAGTAGAAATTTAACTGATGATATGATAAAGATTTTAGGTAACAATGGTGGAATTACTGGAATTAACTTTTGTAAATTTTTCTTAGGAGAGAGTAAGGTATCAAAAGTAGATGATATAGTAAAGCATATAAAACATATTGTAAATGTTGGAGGAATTGATGTAGTTGCCATGGGATCTGATTTTGATGGAATACCAGATGGTTTAGAAATGAAAGATATAAGTCAAATGTATATGTTACAAGATGCATTATCGAAATCAGGGTTTAATGAAGATGAAATAGAAAAAATGATGTATAAAAATGCATTAAGAGTTATAAAAGATGTTTTATAA